In the genome of Nymphaea colorata isolate Beijing-Zhang1983 chromosome 9, ASM883128v2, whole genome shotgun sequence, one region contains:
- the LOC116260984 gene encoding uncharacterized protein LOC116260984 isoform X3: protein MAQSFIDRLYQTRFRGLSFSAPAVTSRTTEAQLVRSVLQMLQGFSSPLFYWDDRAHTFHVKNDIHVAHLSLSSLSDILSRFIHAANCLQLVEEFVKHIRMYSQMYPPTMKAFTDSVFERLKNLRKIALSEEEKSIKLDNGTKATLLALVENLKCICAGAEFLLQIVREAVPCHYLDAQYSMHASELAVHILDYLYLKLNEDCLVQDGEDAAYHTLLILFISSLQPLIHGLDDWLYEGILDDPFEELFFHANDAITIDEASFWQKGYSLRRMASRAINKDDTTSSSVKQLLFGKSGLAKSRADANDLVCPLFLQELAKPIVSAGKSLQLLRHVPGVHSYVYNKEQEFENSSFSALKSSTTGNLSQSIMDSLGTKTRGFLLLEDNELTDSGYPDNEPASQVKHMLHTKGVAGLTLSELFCISFVALVADNIHLCKYFNQEYPWSPEIARICKSFMDEENLEDNSIDKRSASTSKGKIWCKFFRETILQKEHVNKEGGKVYRVHDLSGDATLGRPSIKHLSPHNPHVGICSRLLEKNHPLWEKLSVSTFWFLPPLNDKPLREAIFGRSNDHIATDYISCHGLSKLDHNSLKDIEALYPFPTVLPCFQEGLPVMDFLPYQKNSSVVLRVLSWIQHLDVKIQLLPVVIVQECLTVYIKKQVDYVGKQILSKLMNSWRLLDELAVLRSIYLLGSGDLLQQFSTVLFDKLDEGEPWDDYFELNTMLQDSIRNSADGTLLGSPDSLTVTISKHHNEDSDESQPSLGPSLLISGNQFFGINAFDMLEFTYKVSWPLEVIANQDAMRKYNQVLAFLLKVKRAKFVLDKTRRWMWKDRSSSNVSHKHQLLPQQKLLHFVDAFHQYVMDRVLHNAWLELGEGMGSARSLDEVIEVHESYLISIQRQCFVASDKLLVLIASRIKSILGLALDFHAIQRTLRSGGAAPAIKARCEMEVDRIEKQFDDCIAFLLKVLSSKTNVGHFPHLADLVTRINYNYFYMSDDGSLLTVPGVETTASRTGQPKT, encoded by the exons ATGGCGCAGAGCTTTATCGACAGGCTTTACCAAACGCGTTTCAGAGGCCTTTCTTTCTCAGCACCTGCCGTGACGTCAAGGACAACTGAGGCTCAACTG GTACGAAGTGTCCTCCAGATGCTACAAGGATTCTCAAGTCCTCTCTTTTACTGGGATGATAGAGCACATACTTTTCATGTCAAGAATGACATCCACGTTGCACACCTTTCTTTGTCAAGTTTGAGTGACATACTTAGTCGGTTCATCCATGCTGCTAACTGCTTACAACTTGTTGAAGAGTTCGTCAAGCACATTAGAATGTATTCCCAAATGTATCCACCTACCATGAAGGCCTTCACAGATTCTGTTTTTGAAAGGTTAAAG AATCTACGGAAGATTGCTTTAAGCGAGGAGGAGAAATCAATTAAGTTAGATAACGGAACTAAGGCCACACTTTTGGCATTAGTAGAAAATTTGAAGTG TATCTGTGCTGGAGCTGAATTTCTGCTGCAAATTGTCAGGGAAGCTGTTCCTTGCCACTATCTTGATGCACAATATTCTATGCATGCTAGTGAATTGGCAGTCCATATTCTCGATTATCTTTATCTGAAGTTGAATGAAGATTGTTTGGTGCAAGATGGCGAG GATGCAGCATATCACACACTGTTGATTTTGTTCATCAGCAGTTTACAGCCACTCATACACGGTCTCGATGATTGGCTTTATGAGGGAATACTTGATGACCCATTTGAAGAG TTATTTTTCCATGCAAATGATGCTATAACAATTGATGAGGCTAGTTTCTGGCAAAAGGGCTACAGTTTACGTCGAATGGCGTCTCGTGCTATTAACAAAGATGATACCACTTCCAGTTCCGTGAAACAATTACTATTTGGAAAATCTGGCCTTGCAAAATCAAGGGCTGATGCCAATGACCTTGTCTGTCCTCTTTTTCTGCAAGAGTTAGCCAAGCCAATTGTGTCAGCTGGGAAGTCACTACAGTTGTTGAGGCATGTACCTGGGGTGCATAGTTATGTCTATAACAAAGAACAGGAATTTGAGAACTCAAGTTTCTCTGCTTTGAAAAGTTCTACTACTGGTAATCTTTCACAATCTATCATGGACAGTCTGGGTACTAAAACGAGAGGTTTTTTGTTGCTGGAAGATAATGAACTCACAGACAGTGGTTACCCTGACAATGAGCCTGCGAGTCAAGTGAAGCATATGCTGCATACCAAGGGTGTTGCAGGTTTGACATTGTCTGAGTTGTTCTGTATATCTTTTGTTGCTTTGGTTGCTGATAACATTCACCTATGTAAGTACTTCAATCAAGAATATCCATGGTCTCCTGAGATAGCTAGGATATGCAAGTCTTTTATGGATGAGGAGAACCTTGAAGATAATAGCATTGACAAGAGGTCAGCTTCAACTTCCAAGGGAAAAATCTGGTGTAAATTTTTTAGAGAAACAATTTTGCAGAAGGAACATGTTAACAAAGAGGGAGGGAAGGTTTATAGAGTGCATGATCTGTCTGGCGATGCTACTCTAGGTAGACCCTCGATTAAGCATTTATCACCTCATAATCCACATGTAGGTATATGTTCTAGATTATTGGAAAAGAACCATCCTTTGTGGGAGAAATTAAGTGTATCCACTTTCTGGTTTCTCCCCCCCTTAAATGACAAGCCACTGCGAGAGGCTATTTTTGGTAGGAGCAATGACCACATAGCAACAGATTATATTTCTTGCCATGGGCTTTCCAAGTTGGACCACAACAGCCTTAAAGATATAGAAGCGTTATATCCTTTTCCAACTGTTCTTCCATGTTTTCAG GAAGGTCTCCCTGTTATGGATTTCTTGCCGTACCAAAAAAACAGCAGTGTTGTTTTAAGAGTGCTCAGCTGGATCCAACATTTGGACGTTAAGATACAGCTACTTCCTGTGGTCATAGTTCAGGAATGTCTTACAGTCTACATAAAGAAGCAG GTTGATTATGTAGGTAAGCAGATTCTGTCAAAGTTGATGAACAGCTGGAGGCTGCTGGATGAGCTTGCTGTATTACGCTCCATTTACTTGTTAGGTTCAG GGGACCTACTTCAACAGTTCTCAACTGTCCTATTTGACAAGCTAGATGAGGGTGAACCATGGGATGATTACTTTGAACTGAATACAATGTTACAG GATTCTATCAGAAACTCAGCTGATGGCACGCTTTTAGGTTCCCCAGATTCCCTAACTGTGACAATTTCAAAGCATCATAACGAAGATAGTGATGAAAGCCAGCCTAGCCTGGGTCCAAGTTTGCTTATTAGCGGCAACCAATTCTTTGGGATCAACGCCTTTGACATGCTTGAATTTACTTATAAG GTATCTTGGCCTTTGGAAGTTATTGCTAATCAAGATGCAATGAGGAAGTACAATCAG GTGTTAGCCTTCTTACTGAAGGTGAAACGTGCAAAATTTGTTCTTGATAAAACACGCCGATGGATGTGGAAG GATAGGAGCTCTTCAAATGTCAGTCACAAGCATCAGTTGTTACCTCAGCAAAAACTTCTACATTTTGTGGATGCGTTTCACCAATATGTCATGGACCGA GTTCTTCACAATGCTTGGCTCGAACTTGGGGAAGGAATGGGCTCTGCCAGATCCCTTGATGAGGTGATAGAAGTGCATGAATCATATTTAATATCTATTCAGAGGCAATGCTTTGTCGCTTCGGATAAACTG TTGGTGTTAATTGCTAGCCGTATCAAGAGCATTCTGGGATTGGCCCTCGATTTCCATGCCATACAACGCACT